One region of Leucoraja erinacea ecotype New England chromosome 10, Leri_hhj_1, whole genome shotgun sequence genomic DNA includes:
- the LOC129701212 gene encoding regulator of G-protein signaling 5-like, which produces MCQGLSSISSCCLERAKGIKARLRILLQKSKKTCQSVRANKKDKARSRPSSEEAKKWRQSLDKMLSHKHGLAAFRTFLRSEYSEENIEFWLACEDYKKIRSTAKRTSKAKMIYLEFIETDAPKEINIDYETKDSTRNLLQRPTSSSFDEAQSKIYNLMEKDSYARFLRSEVYLNLTRQTERAASHSESNKQSET; this is translated from the exons ATGTGTCAAGGATTATCATCAATATCAAGCTGCTGCTTAGAACG GGCAAAGGGTATTAAGGCTCGGCTGAGAATCCTTCTACAGAAGTCAAAGAAAACTTGTCAGTCCGTACGAGCAAATAAGAAAGATAAGGCAAGATCCAG ACCCTCCTCAGAGGAAGCAAAGAAATGGAGACAATctttggacaagatgctttctcaCAAAC ATGGTTTAGCTGCCTTCAGAACCTTCCTCCGCTCCGAGTACAGCGAAGAGAACATTGAGTTCTGGCTAGCCTGCGAAGACTACAAGAAGATCAGGTCAACTGCAAAGCGGACCTCCAAAGCAAAGATGATTTATTTGGAATTCATAGAAACAGATGCTCCTAAAGAG ATTAATATTGATTATGAAACTAAAGACTCcaccaggaaccttcttcagaggcCCACCAGTTCCAGCTTTGACGAGGCACAGAGTAAGATCTACAACTTGATGGAGAAAGATTCCTACGCCAGATTCCTGAGGTCGGAAGTGTATCTGAACCTGACCAGACAAACTGAGAGAGCGGCAAGCCACTCCGAGTCCAACAAGCAGTCCGAGACATGA